In Bacteriovorax sp. Seq25_V, the following are encoded in one genomic region:
- a CDS encoding HAD family phosphatase, whose protein sequence is MKLLNFDLNSYDALLFDLDGTVVDSVEIHDQAWVDTFRDYGVTVDFDFLKKTTGMASTRIVRIVNETFKVQLDPNKLATEKRNRYLQNLPNVKLIDPVVSILKNYYGKTPMAAITGGSHQVVDMLLPKLGIDHFFQAVVCSDDTEKGKDSTEPYELACKSLGVQMNKCLFLDDGDIGLTGAKLAGMDTILVDIHHPDIFLYATI, encoded by the coding sequence ATGAAACTTCTTAATTTTGACCTCAATTCATATGATGCACTCCTCTTTGATCTCGACGGAACAGTTGTCGACTCCGTAGAAATACACGATCAAGCATGGGTCGACACTTTTAGAGATTATGGTGTGACAGTGGACTTTGATTTTCTAAAAAAGACTACTGGGATGGCGAGCACAAGAATTGTTAGAATCGTTAACGAAACATTCAAAGTACAGCTCGATCCAAATAAATTAGCGACAGAAAAAAGAAACCGTTACCTTCAAAATCTTCCAAATGTAAAACTCATTGATCCTGTAGTTAGTATTTTGAAGAATTACTATGGAAAAACTCCTATGGCAGCGATTACTGGAGGTAGTCATCAAGTTGTTGACATGCTCCTTCCCAAATTAGGGATAGATCATTTTTTCCAAGCTGTAGTATGCTCTGATGACACTGAAAAAGGTAAAGATAGTACTGAACCTTATGAGCTTGCATGCAAGAGCCTAGGAGTTCAAATGAATAAGTGTCTCTTCCTTGATGATGGCGATATTGGCCTGACAGGAGCAAAGCTTGCGGGAATGGATACCATTCTTGTGGACATTCACCACCCCGATATATTTTTATATGCAACAATTTGA
- a CDS encoding helix-turn-helix transcriptional regulator, with product MKKIDKIPLDQIMKALGDPIRLSVIKQLLNAENQEMTCGSFEYCVQKATFSHHIKILKDAHILCERIEGVKKYLSINSDVYNSYPEILEAIRKTRCK from the coding sequence ATGAAAAAAATTGATAAAATTCCATTAGATCAAATCATGAAGGCCTTGGGTGATCCCATTAGGCTAAGTGTAATTAAACAGCTTCTAAATGCTGAAAATCAAGAGATGACTTGTGGCTCTTTCGAGTACTGTGTTCAAAAGGCAACATTCTCTCACCATATTAAAATTCTCAAAGATGCCCATATTTTGTGTGAGAGAATTGAAGGCGTGAAAAAATATCTCTCGATAAATTCTGATGTTTACAATTCTTATCCAGAAATTTTAGAAGCCATTAGAAAGACTCGCTGCAAATAG
- a CDS encoding MFS transporter, with translation MFLLALTVGALAANLYYAQPIIALIADSVGFSVSASGLIVTLIQAGYGVGVLLLVPLGDIMEVKKLVLSMIVVTIFGVIGLAFAGDIYSYLLAALVTGLGASAAQVVVPYTSHLVEPQRRGQVVGTLMSGLMIGIMLSRPLSSYLTDLFSWHTIFIVSAVIMVLVMIALATVMPKKYPDKKDLKYRNLLTSMYHIYKTEKILRRRSIYQASMFSAFCIFWTASPLYLMGSDMGFTQTEIAIFALAGVAGAIVAPLSGKVADRGHISMGTVVAMSSASLAFLLGHLHFADRNIVFGLLVFCAILLDAGVTANLVLGQRVIFSLPAEIRSRVNGLHVATIFIGGAIGSALGAWSFVKGGWPLTSMVGFSLPVIGLLYFLTESKILKEEIKHKLAHN, from the coding sequence ATTTTCCTCCTTGCCCTAACTGTAGGTGCTCTGGCCGCTAATCTTTATTATGCTCAGCCAATTATTGCACTAATTGCAGATTCTGTAGGCTTTTCTGTTTCGGCATCAGGTTTAATTGTGACACTAATTCAAGCGGGCTACGGAGTAGGGGTTCTCTTACTTGTTCCTCTTGGAGATATTATGGAAGTGAAGAAACTTGTTCTTTCGATGATTGTAGTCACAATCTTTGGAGTTATAGGTCTTGCCTTTGCTGGTGATATCTATTCATATTTACTGGCCGCTCTCGTCACTGGACTAGGAGCGTCTGCTGCACAGGTTGTTGTTCCATATACATCACACTTAGTTGAGCCGCAAAGAAGGGGACAAGTTGTTGGAACACTGATGAGTGGGCTAATGATTGGAATTATGCTTTCTCGACCTCTTTCAAGTTATCTTACTGACCTCTTCTCGTGGCATACGATCTTTATTGTTTCAGCAGTGATTATGGTTCTTGTAATGATCGCACTTGCGACCGTAATGCCTAAGAAATATCCAGATAAGAAAGATCTAAAATATCGTAACCTTTTGACGTCTATGTATCACATTTATAAGACAGAAAAAATTCTTAGACGCCGCTCAATCTATCAGGCGTCGATGTTCTCTGCATTTTGTATTTTTTGGACGGCCAGTCCGCTCTACTTGATGGGCAGTGATATGGGATTTACTCAAACTGAAATTGCAATCTTTGCACTCGCAGGTGTTGCAGGCGCAATCGTTGCACCACTTTCAGGGAAAGTTGCGGATAGGGGTCATATTAGTATGGGAACGGTCGTGGCGATGTCGAGTGCAAGCTTAGCTTTTTTACTCGGGCACTTACACTTTGCTGATCGCAATATTGTATTTGGACTACTTGTTTTCTGTGCCATCTTGCTTGACGCTGGAGTTACTGCAAATCTCGTTCTAGGTCAAAGAGTTATATTCTCTCTACCTGCTGAAATTAGAAGTCGAGTGAATGGGCTACATGTTGCAACTATTTTTATCGGAGGGGCGATTGGTTCAGCTCTTGGCGCATGGTCTTTTGTTAAAGGTGGTTGGCCACTAACTAGTATGGTGGGCTTCTCTCTGCCTGTTATAGGGCTTTTATACTTTTTAACTGAATCAAAAATATTAAAAGAAGAAATTAAGCATAAACTTGCACATAATTAA
- a CDS encoding alkene reductase, with protein sequence MSQLFTKLKLGDLELKNRIIMAPLTRARAGVERTPNDLMAKYYAQRADAGLILTEATSIVPMGVGYADTPGIWNEQQVDGWKKVTKAVHDKGGKIFMQLWHVGRISHSSFLGGELPVAPSAIKPSGHVSLIRPITEYETPRALETEEIKEIVKAYEVAANNAKDAGFDGVEIHAANGYLLDQFLQDSTNKREDEYGGSLENRARLLLEATDAAISVWGADRVGVHLAPRCDSHDMGDSNPLETFGYVVKELDKRNIAFIFTREHQAEDSISPKLRELFKGVFIANEKFTKESAEQAIESGLADAVSFGVPFICNPDLVKRFETGAKLNEPVYDTFYAKGELGYTDYPEL encoded by the coding sequence ATGAGTCAACTTTTTACAAAACTAAAACTAGGTGATCTCGAATTAAAAAACAGAATTATCATGGCGCCACTAACTCGTGCTCGTGCTGGAGTTGAAAGAACTCCAAATGATTTAATGGCAAAGTACTACGCTCAGCGTGCTGATGCAGGATTGATTTTAACAGAAGCAACTTCAATTGTACCAATGGGCGTAGGTTATGCAGATACTCCCGGAATTTGGAATGAACAACAAGTAGACGGATGGAAGAAAGTTACAAAAGCTGTGCATGATAAAGGTGGAAAAATCTTTATGCAGCTATGGCACGTAGGAAGGATTTCACACTCTAGTTTTCTTGGAGGAGAGCTTCCTGTTGCACCTTCTGCAATCAAGCCCTCTGGTCATGTTTCTCTCATTAGACCAATTACAGAATATGAGACGCCACGCGCTTTAGAGACAGAGGAAATTAAAGAAATAGTAAAGGCCTATGAAGTGGCCGCAAATAATGCAAAAGATGCAGGTTTTGATGGTGTGGAAATACACGCGGCTAACGGATATCTTCTTGATCAATTCCTGCAAGATTCAACGAATAAACGAGAAGATGAATATGGTGGAAGTTTAGAAAATAGAGCAAGACTTCTTCTTGAAGCAACTGATGCCGCTATTTCGGTATGGGGCGCGGATAGAGTTGGGGTTCACCTTGCTCCTCGTTGCGATAGTCATGATATGGGAGATTCAAACCCTCTTGAAACTTTTGGATACGTTGTAAAAGAACTTGATAAACGTAATATCGCTTTTATTTTTACACGTGAACATCAAGCAGAGGATAGTATCTCTCCTAAGCTTCGAGAACTTTTTAAAGGTGTCTTTATTGCTAATGAGAAGTTTACTAAGGAGTCTGCTGAGCAGGCCATTGAATCAGGTCTTGCAGACGCTGTTTCATTTGGAGTTCCTTTTATCTGCAATCCTGACCTGGTTAAGAGGTTTGAGACTGGAGCTAAGTTAAATGAGCCAGTTTATGATACTTTCTACGCTAAAGGTGAGCTTGGATATACTGATTATCCCGAGCTTTAG
- a CDS encoding DUF962 domain-containing protein, translated as MEKQYKNFKEFYPFYLSQHENKICRVLHFVGSTVVLVILVFAISTQTYKALFSLPIAGYGFAWVGHFFFEKNRPATFTYPVYSLIGDWVMYYQLLTRKINF; from the coding sequence ATGGAAAAACAATATAAGAACTTCAAAGAATTCTATCCTTTCTATCTCTCTCAACATGAGAATAAAATATGTAGAGTACTACACTTTGTAGGCTCTACGGTTGTTCTCGTAATATTAGTTTTTGCTATCTCAACACAAACATATAAAGCTTTATTCTCTCTTCCAATAGCAGGATATGGTTTTGCATGGGTTGGACATTTTTTCTTTGAAAAGAATCGACCAGCGACATTCACTTACCCAGTGTATAGTCTAATTGGCGATTGGGTGATGTACTATCAGTTACTCACGAGGAAAATAAATTTCTAA
- a CDS encoding OsmC domain/YcaO domain-containing protein, protein MQVNVKFLDNLRLEASFDDFKITTDQPIRYKGDGTAPSPFDYFLASSALCAAYFVKVYCVSRDIPTEDIRVSQNNIIDPENRYNQIFDIQIELPASISEKDREGILRAMDRCTVKKVIQNSPEFKINPKDVLGTDAGLMYDPGTNPDARTMILGKDCSLEETIQKMTSLISGLGIKIEVASWRNPVPHVWSVHIRDADSPMCYTNGKGATKDAALASALGEYLERISNNYFYNDYYLGEEIANGDFVHYQDEKWFKIPADDSIPEGLMDETLLNAYGNDGELAASNLVDTNSGNKERGICALPYTRWSDKEKVYIPVNLIGNLYVSNGMSAGNTIYEARVQCLSEIFERAVKNEIIMDEITLPDVPKSVLQRYPTILEGIEKLEEQGYPVLVKDASLGGRFPVMCVTLMNPRNGGVFASFGAHPKFEVALERSLTELLQGRSFEGLNDIMPPTFNEFAVREHNNIIDHFIDSTGVVSWKFFSETADYEFSDWDFSGNTEQEFNYLMGILEELGKEVYIADYEELGCKACRILVPEYSEIYLSEDLIWDNNNQALTYREDILNIHRLERRQLKKLLSNLDESELDDNMPISELIGISFDENSPWGQLTIGELKCLIHLALENHLEAKEYAESLMAFNDFTATRKRFYQVLNIILDIEINDELELSDYLPNLTRMFGAEVISNTTKSVSGEIKFFGLTETNMKLEGLEKHQMLIDSYKKLQVARRNYVKM, encoded by the coding sequence ATGCAAGTAAATGTAAAATTCCTCGATAATCTCAGGCTTGAAGCTAGTTTCGACGACTTCAAAATAACAACCGATCAACCTATCCGATACAAAGGCGATGGGACGGCGCCAAGTCCATTTGACTACTTCCTCGCCTCTTCTGCTCTATGTGCGGCTTACTTTGTTAAAGTTTACTGTGTCTCGCGTGATATTCCGACAGAAGATATTCGTGTGAGCCAAAACAATATTATCGATCCAGAAAATCGCTACAATCAAATTTTTGATATACAAATTGAATTACCTGCAAGTATCTCAGAAAAAGATCGTGAAGGAATTCTTCGCGCCATGGATCGCTGTACGGTTAAGAAAGTAATTCAAAATTCTCCAGAATTTAAAATCAATCCAAAAGATGTCCTTGGTACTGACGCAGGTCTAATGTATGACCCGGGAACTAATCCAGATGCAAGAACAATGATTCTTGGAAAGGATTGCTCATTAGAAGAAACAATCCAAAAGATGACATCTCTTATTTCGGGACTTGGAATAAAAATCGAAGTAGCCTCGTGGAGAAATCCTGTTCCTCACGTTTGGTCTGTTCATATTCGTGATGCTGACTCTCCTATGTGCTACACAAATGGAAAGGGTGCAACGAAAGATGCGGCCCTGGCATCTGCGCTTGGTGAGTATCTTGAAAGAATTAGTAATAACTATTTCTACAATGACTACTACCTAGGAGAAGAAATCGCTAACGGTGACTTCGTTCACTACCAAGACGAGAAGTGGTTTAAAATTCCAGCTGATGATTCAATTCCAGAAGGATTAATGGATGAAACTTTATTAAATGCTTATGGCAATGACGGAGAGCTTGCTGCTTCAAATCTTGTCGATACAAACTCAGGAAATAAAGAGCGCGGAATATGTGCTCTTCCATATACTCGTTGGTCAGATAAGGAAAAAGTTTATATCCCTGTTAACCTAATTGGAAACCTCTATGTGAGTAATGGAATGAGTGCGGGAAATACAATCTATGAGGCACGTGTACAGTGTCTCTCAGAAATTTTTGAAAGAGCAGTAAAGAACGAAATCATCATGGATGAAATTACTCTTCCAGATGTACCAAAGAGTGTACTTCAAAGATACCCAACAATACTTGAAGGAATCGAAAAATTAGAAGAACAAGGCTACCCAGTGCTCGTAAAAGACGCTTCCCTTGGAGGACGATTTCCTGTGATGTGTGTAACTTTAATGAACCCACGTAACGGTGGTGTATTTGCTTCTTTTGGTGCACACCCAAAGTTTGAAGTGGCGCTCGAGCGAAGCCTGACAGAGCTTTTACAAGGCCGAAGCTTTGAGGGATTAAACGATATTATGCCTCCAACATTCAATGAATTTGCGGTTAGAGAGCATAATAATATTATTGATCACTTTATCGATTCAACAGGAGTGGTCTCTTGGAAATTTTTTAGCGAAACAGCTGATTATGAATTTTCAGATTGGGATTTCTCTGGAAATACTGAACAAGAGTTTAATTACCTCATGGGAATTCTTGAAGAGTTAGGTAAAGAAGTATACATCGCAGACTATGAAGAGCTTGGCTGCAAGGCTTGTCGTATTCTTGTGCCTGAATATTCAGAAATCTACCTTAGCGAAGACCTCATTTGGGATAATAATAATCAGGCCCTTACTTATCGTGAAGATATTCTTAATATCCATCGGCTTGAAAGAAGACAGCTAAAAAAACTTCTTTCTAATCTTGATGAGAGTGAACTTGATGATAATATGCCAATTTCTGAACTGATTGGTATTAGCTTTGATGAGAACTCTCCTTGGGGTCAATTAACTATCGGAGAACTAAAATGCCTGATTCATCTTGCCCTTGAAAACCACTTAGAGGCCAAGGAGTATGCTGAGTCATTAATGGCATTCAACGACTTTACAGCGACAAGAAAAAGGTTCTATCAAGTTCTTAATATTATCCTTGATATAGAAATCAATGATGAGCTTGAACTATCTGACTATCTTCCAAATTTAACTCGTATGTTTGGAGCTGAAGTAATAAGTAATACAACAAAGTCAGTTAGTGGTGAGATTAAATTCTTTGGACTTACAGAAACAAATATGAAGCTAGAAGGTCTTGAAAAGCATCAAATGCTCATTGATAGCTACAAAAAGCTGCAAGTCGCGAGAAGAAACTATGTTAAAATGTAA
- a CDS encoding chromate transporter, with translation MKTLFEIGKLFLKLGFIAFGGPAAHIAMIHREVVVDRKWMTEEHFLDLMAATALIPGPNSTEMVLHCGHQRGQKLGLLTAGLTFIIPACLLTGVLAYFYTLASTIPNFEHYLVGVKPVVLILIFQAVTKLWPKAIKSNEYILIALVVITLSLIGTGEIIALLISTAVAFAYFKLKNNFTQKSVSISAIFWIFTKIGSILFGSGYVLIAYLQDELVVKRAWLTNLQIADAIAIGQFTPGPVLSTATFIGFLLGGFQGALVSTIGIFLPSFIFVLILNPLIPRMRESKNLSLILDSVNAGVIGLMLFALYPLAKVSLNNSVGIITLVVCAGINYKFPKISSFKLVLFGLTLGVINFLVKDLPFI, from the coding sequence ATGAAGACACTATTCGAAATAGGAAAACTCTTTTTAAAACTTGGTTTTATCGCTTTTGGCGGTCCAGCAGCACATATAGCAATGATTCATCGAGAAGTAGTTGTGGATAGGAAATGGATGACTGAAGAACATTTTTTGGATCTCATGGCCGCAACTGCACTTATACCGGGTCCAAATTCAACAGAGATGGTCTTACATTGCGGGCATCAAAGGGGACAAAAGCTCGGACTACTTACAGCAGGTCTCACATTTATTATACCGGCCTGTCTACTTACCGGAGTTCTTGCCTACTTTTACACGCTTGCCAGTACAATACCTAACTTTGAACATTACCTTGTAGGAGTGAAGCCAGTAGTTTTAATTCTTATATTTCAAGCGGTCACAAAGCTTTGGCCAAAGGCGATTAAGAGTAACGAATATATCCTCATTGCCTTAGTTGTGATTACCTTATCCTTAATCGGAACTGGTGAAATCATTGCACTCTTAATCTCAACAGCTGTGGCATTTGCCTATTTCAAGCTCAAGAATAATTTCACACAGAAAAGTGTTTCCATATCTGCTATCTTTTGGATCTTTACCAAAATTGGTTCAATTCTTTTTGGAAGTGGATATGTCTTAATAGCTTATCTTCAAGATGAATTAGTGGTAAAACGAGCTTGGCTCACTAATCTACAAATCGCAGATGCCATCGCCATTGGGCAATTTACTCCTGGCCCTGTGCTATCTACTGCGACTTTCATTGGTTTTTTGTTAGGTGGTTTTCAAGGAGCGCTCGTTTCGACGATTGGAATTTTTCTGCCTTCATTCATTTTTGTTCTTATCTTAAATCCACTCATACCAAGGATGCGAGAGTCAAAAAATCTATCACTCATCTTAGACTCTGTTAATGCAGGGGTTATAGGTTTAATGCTCTTTGCCCTCTATCCACTTGCGAAGGTATCATTAAATAATAGTGTGGGTATAATAACATTAGTAGTATGTGCAGGGATTAACTACAAGTTTCCTAAGATAAGCTCGTTCAAGCTTGTTCTGTTTGGGCTTACCTTAGGAGTAATAAATTTCTTAGTGAAAGATCTTCCATTCATTTAG